Proteins encoded in a region of the Solanum dulcamara chromosome 9, daSolDulc1.2, whole genome shotgun sequence genome:
- the LOC129903300 gene encoding AP2-like ethylene-responsive transcription factor ANT: protein MKSMNDDSRSSNNNSSSNNSCNNNHNSAAANSNWLGFSLSPHMKMEVTNSSETQHQHQFAQSFYLSSSPPPPMNVSTTSALCYENNPFHSSLSVMPLKSDGSLCIMEALSRSHADAMVQSSSPKLEDFLGGATMGTSQYGSHDREAMALSLDSLYYHQNDEEIQVHSHHPYYSPMHCHSMYNQESLLEETKPTHISNCDAQITGNELKSWGHYAEQHAIDQHINATCSMVAAAAAAAGVGGTSGSGGGTVGCNDLQSLSLSMNPGSQSSCVTPRQISPTGLECVAVESKKRASGKVSQKQPVHRKSIDTFGQRTSQYRGVTRHRWTGRYEAHLWDNSCKKEGQTRKGRQVYLGGYDMEEKAARAYDQAALKYWGPSTHINFPLENYQKELDEMKNMTRQEYVAHLRRKSSGFSRGASIYRGVTRHHQHGRWQARIGRVAGNKDLYLGTFSTQEEAAEAYDVAAIKFRGVNAVTNFDISRYDVEKIMASNTLPAGELARRTKEREPRESIEYNNNISGGGGQKNEECVQNDNNGNITDWKMMLYQTSNPSLGSNYRSPTSFSMALQDLIGIDSMNNSSNHATILDHDQQNKIGNHFSNASSLVTSLGSSREASPDKSATASLVFAKPTKFVVPSVASTVNACIPSAQLRPIPVSMAHLPVFAALNDA from the exons ATGAAGTCCATGAATGATGATAGCAgaagcagcaacaacaacagcagcagtAATAATAGTTgtaataataatcataacagTGCAGCAGCTAATAGTAACTGGTTGGGTTTTTCTCTCTCACCCCACATGAAAATGGAGGTTACTAATTCTTCTGAAACTCAACATCAACATCAATTTGCTCAAAGTTTCTATCTTtcatcttctcctcctcctcctatGAATGTGTCAACAACCTCTGCTCTCTGTTATGAAAATAATCCCTTTCATTCTTCCTTATCTGTCATGCCACTAAAATCTGATGGTTCTCTTTGCATAATGGAAGCTCTATCAAGATCTCATGCTGATG CTATGGTGCAAAGCTCTTCACCTAAGCTTGAGGACTTTTTAGGTGGTGCAACTATGGGGACAAGTCAATATGGAAGTCATGATAGGGAGGCTATGGCTTTAAGCTTAGACAGCTTATATTATCACCAAAATGATGAAGAGATTCAAGTTCATAGTCACCATCCTTACTATTCTCCCATGCATTGTCATAGCATGTATAACCAAGAATCACTGTTGGAAGAAACAAAACCAACTCATATTTCAAACTGTGATGCACAAATCACTGGAAATGAGCTGAAAAGTTGGGGCCACTATGCAGAACAACATGCTATTGACCAACACATAAATGCTACCTGCAGCATGGTTGCTGCTGCAGCAGCAGCAGCTGGTGTTGGTGGTACTTCTGGTTCTGGTGGTGGTACCGTTGGTTGTAATGATTTGCAGTCTTTAAGCTTGTCTATGAATCCTGGTTCTCAGTCCAGCTGTGTCACTCCAAGACAAATTTCTCCTACTGGGCTGGAATGTGTAGCTGTAGAATCAAAGAAGAGGGCTTCTGGTAAAGTTTCTCAAAAACAACCTGTCCACAGGAAATCCATTGACACATTTGGTCAGAGAACTTCTCAGTATAGAGGTGTTACTAG ACATAGGTGGACAGGTAGGTATGAGGCACATTTGTGGGATAATAGTTGCAAGAAGGAAGGGCAGACCAGGAAAGGGAGACAAG TTTATCTTG GTGGCTATGATATGGAAGAAAAAGCTGCAAGAGCATATGATCAAGCTGCACTAAAATACTGGGGTCCTTCAACTCACATTAATTTTCCA TTAGAAAACTATCAGAAAGAACTAGATGAAATGAAGAATATGACCAGGCAAGAATACGTTGCACACTTGAGAAG GAAAAGTAGTGGATTCTCAAGAGGGGCTTCAATTTACAGAGGAGTGACAAG GCACCATCAACATGGAAGATGGCAGGCTAGAATTGGGAGAGTTGCAGGGAACAAAGATCTTTATCTTGGCACTTTTA gcACACAAGAAGAAGCTGCAGAAGCTTATGATGTTGCTGCAATCAAATTCAGGGGTGTAAATGCTGTTACAAACTTTGACATATCGCGATATGACGTTGAAAAAATCATGGCTAGTAATACTCTACCTGCTGGTGAATTAGCTAGGAGAACCAAAGAAAGAGAGCCAAGAGAGTCAAttgaatacaacaacaacataagtggtggtggtggtcaGAAGAATGAGGAATGTGTTCAAAATGACAACAATGGGAATATCACAGATTGGAAAATGATGTTGTATCAAACATCTAATCCTTCTCTAGGATCGAATTATCGAAGCCCCACATCATTCTCCATGGCATTACAAGATTTGATTGGCATAGATTCAATGAATAATTCAAGTAATCATGCCACAATTCTTGATCATGATCAACAGAACAAGATTGGTAACCACTTTTCAAATGCTTCATCTTTGGTAACAAGTCTTGGTAGTTCAAGAGAAGCAAGTCCTGATAAAAGTGCTACTGCCTCATTAGTCTTTGCAAAGCCTACAAAATTCGTCGTCCCCTCGGTTGCTAGTACTGTCAACGCTTGTATTCCCTCAGCTCAATTGAGGCCAATTCCAGTCTCCATGGCTCACCTTCCAGTGTTTGCAgctttgaatgatgcatga